The following proteins are co-located in the Triticum aestivum cultivar Chinese Spring chromosome 1A, IWGSC CS RefSeq v2.1, whole genome shotgun sequence genome:
- the LOC123059234 gene encoding histone H2A, which produces METGAKAPKKAGRRAGGGGPKKKSVSRSVKAGLQFPVGRIGRYLKHGRYAKRVGSGAPVYLAAVLEYLAAELLELAGNAARDNKKNRIIPRHVLLAIRNDEELGKLLAGVTIAYGGVLPNINPVLLPKKAAAAATKEPKAGTTKSPRKSPAKKAADA; this is translated from the exons ATGGAGACCGGAGCGAAGGCGCCGAAGAAGGCCGGgcgccgggccggcggcggcggccccaAGAAGAAGTCCGTCTCGCGCTCCGTCAAGGCCGGCCTCCAGTTCCCCGTGGGCCGCATCGGGCGCTACCTCAAGCACGGGCGCTACGCCAAGCGCGTCGGCTCCGGCGCCCCCGTCTACCTCGCCGCCGTCCTCGAGTACCTCGCCGCCGAG CTCCTCGAGCTGGCGGGGAATGCGGCGCGGGACAACAAGAAGAACCGGATCATCCCGCGGCACGTGCTGCTCGCGATCCGCAACGACGAGGAGCTCGGGAAGCTGCTGGCCGGGGTCACCATCGCCTACGGAGGCGTCCTGCCCAACATCAACCCTGTGCTGCTGCCCAAGAAGGCCGCTGCGGCGGCTACCAAGGAGCCCAAGGCGGGCACGACCAAGTCTCCCAGGAAGTCCCCCGCCAAGAAGGCGGCCGACGCTTAG